A stretch of DNA from Augochlora pura isolate Apur16 chromosome 8, APUR_v2.2.1, whole genome shotgun sequence:
AATTACCGTTGAATTTGGTACTACCGGGGTTCACATATCGTATATGCCTGCGTAATCGCTGAGTaatcttcattattttttttcctcccaCGTGTGTATCATTATAAGTAGTCTGAATATTCTATAAGTACAGAAACAATATCGAAGGTACGCGCACAGTCTATCTCAAACGTTCTAAAGCTAAAAAGGATCTCCTCTAAACCTGCAGTTGCGGTTTATTAAGTTTACACGTACAACTTaaaaggaggggggggggggggggggggNNNNNNNNNNNNNNNNNNNNNNNNNNNNNNNNNNNNNNNNNNNNNNNNNNNNNNNNNNNNNNNNNNNNNNNNNNNNNNNNNNNNNNNNNNNNNNNNNNNNGTCGCTTCGGTctctatttacaataattgaatGGTCTAAAGCTACGCGGTCCTCTCGCTCCGTTATCATAAAGTGTTTAAGTTTTTTGACtatgtacaatttttacaagtaTACCTTCTCGTCTCTCAAATATACAGCATTACATTACAACAATTTAAACGTGCATTCGGTTCCGCGCGGTTCACATTCGCACGGAATTGCGATCTAGACGTACACAAAGAGCCCCATCATCGAAAATGATAAACAACTATTTCTCTTATCGCATTGCTGACAATCGATTGTATAAcactatacaaaatatttaaacctGGTTTCATGGAATACTTCGTCtttcgtttgtttgttttttcttgTTTACGATCAGCGCGATTCAAATACTCGAAAATTATAGGAGAAACGTTTTCTTAACGGGACGCATTTGCATACACAGTctaataatactatactaaGAGAACGTAAAAATCTAAACacgaatttttttgtttatattagttacaataaataaGCAACGTATATGTTCGATAagttttacatttacattaattaactATATCACGGATTTTTTTACTGGTTCTGAATGTGCACGCGAACTGGGTACGGTGCGAAgtcgtttaaaaattagaaacgatGCTTTCCGAGTTTACGGCGTCTGTTGTTTAGGTATTCCATAAGAGATTAGAATTCGGTTGTTGTACTCGGTTTTCTGTTCAAAGATGACCGTTCGAGGTAGGAACATCTATTTGGTGACACACTCGACAGACAACccatctattaaataaaatggttcTCTAGATATGCATAAAGATTCTTTGATACCGTTGGAATCGGATCGCGCGCAGCGTTCTTACTAATattcttgctctctctctctctctctttttcattctCACACTCATTCAGTGTTTCACCGCGAAATACTTTATGCACGGTCAGACCCTTACATGCAAATAAGAACAGCCGACggtataaaaaaatgcaacAGCTAACATTAAATAACACAAAATCAATTCATAACAAAACCGGAAACTGATACAAAAACATGTTCACAATGGTTTACAAAGTCATCGCGTGCTATGCGAGTCAACGAGCATGCACCCTCATGAAACTTGTGATGCTATACAACAACCTGATGAAATCAATGAGCGTGTACGCCTTTAAACGAATCTAAAATCTACGAACGAATGATATACCCTTTTTGTGACGCGAGATTACTCActaagagaaaagaaaaagataagaaaattgaaatatttatcagtaaatataatataatatcataatgcTGAGAAATACATCGTCAAGATAATAacgttaatttctttttctattctttgaaaaaattcattctcactttctctctcgtgttctctttctctcttttcttgtTCCTTTCAAATTCGCTTCTACGAAGCAGTTTCGATTAGTCTAAAAacgaattagaaaaatatttctttccagATCTGTACTATTTACCATggtaaaattcgaaattaatttactaatttatacaCTGTTTCCTTTGCAGAATTCTAATAGAAGCGGAAATgcaattaataagaaaacgtGTTGCCCTTTCTAAATGTTCTTTTCAGATCTTTTTTAGTACGGTCTATCaagcgtttttttttttttcgacatACAAGTGTATATCACATGACGCCAACCATGATGTATCATTTCCATGATAAATTGTCTCGCAACTATTAGTCTCCATTGTCTTAAATCGTTGATTCACACTGTCTTCAAGAATGCTCACGAATATCGAAGTTGTCAAATCGAAACTATTTGTAGTTTCATTTGGAACGACACAATACCGGTAACTGAGCAGTGAAACTTTTcagtgaatattatatatcttcgATTCTTCATGTAACCATGAAGCCGTCCGTATTTTAGAAAAGTTTTAATCGCTTGGTACAGTCATTATATCCTCGGCTTACCACTCGAcgtgtgaaaataatttatatgtacaaGTAGTTCAAATCTTagttcatattattattataacgttCCTAGTCAAAGAACGTTAATAGATATCGCTCTTAGGATCCCTCTCCCGGAAGAATCCTTTTTCAGTCTTACACTCCCTGATGGTAACGGTTTTTAGATTCACCGTGACGTCCGTAATGAACACCTGATCGGCAACTGGATTCCTCGCGTGCCAGTAATCCGTACCAGGACTGGACAGGGGGACATACATGTCTGTCTTTGTGATTTCAGTTTGCTTCAAACTCGGTGTGCTATTATTGTTGGTGCTGTGATTGTTACTATGATTGCTATTATGACTATGGTGTCCATTAACGACGGGCGTTAACCTGTTGTTGTTCGTGTAAGAGTCTGTGGGACTGGGCGATTTGTGACCGTTGGTGTCGACCGTCATAGCTCCGTTCGACTTCTCCTGTTTTTGTTCCGACAAATGCCTCTTTTTGGTAGGCTGCTCTAAAGGCGTGTCTATTTGAGGCGACAGAGGTGCTGGTGGTGCACGCGGCAGCGAGGGTGGAGGACCGTGAGGTACATCGGCTTCAGGACGCTTTTTATCCTGCATTGCTGGAGCTGGTGTCGTCGGCACTGCGGGTAGCGGTTCCTCCGGCGTCGATTTTACGCTGGACGACGACGGCCTCCTACcattaattttgtgactcTGAAATGTATAATGGACAACTTTAAAACCCTACTACGCTAGTGATTTCCATTACAGTACAAACTTTCCAATTTTCACTAACGTACGTaaagttacttaaaaataaattaaacaaattactaCTCACGTGATAAGTAGGGGACGTAGGATTTAGAGGTAATAATCgaggaattttatttggagGTGGACTTCCACTGCCGCTACTAGGACTGCTTGTGGTGATAGTTACGCCGATTTTCCCAGATTCCTTGCTGAGAACCTCGGCCTTCCTCTTCGTACCCGTTGGCTCCTTTCTTGGTAACAAAGGACTGTCTACACTGCTATTGGAACTGTCTGAATCGACACTGAACGCGGATGCCGATAATTCCGGAGCGATCGGCGATTCGTGTCCATCAAGGGAACTCGGAAGTGTATCTTCGTCGGGTGCAACGGGATTCAAGCGAGGTGCTGACGTGCTACCGGTAGTGGATTCGTCTTGACTGTCTTCACCAACCCTTTCATCCCCGCCAGGCTCTTCCTCAACAACCAGATTAGCAAGAACTTGATCCTACGTGaacgaaaatatacatttgaaaatttgttatgattactttcatttaaataGCTATGTTTATTTGGGTATAGGAATGTTTGTTTAGAGTATACGGAAAATCCTCATACATTGTATCTGGTGTCCCTCCGCCTAGGTCTCCTTGTTGCTACATCCCCACCTTTTTGACTTTCTTcgtataattcaattaacctCACGTCTAAAATATTCTCTTCCGGTTCCCACGTGTTGTATCTGAAAGGAGGAAGAAAGTTGTATTCTTGTTCCGTCTGAATCTAAAGCTATTCGTAAGTGAACCGCTTTTATTCTCGACTTACTTTTTACTCCATCCTTTCCACTTTACGAAATACTCCACCTTCCCCTGCAAATatcaaatgatttttttaaaaaaattgaatatatctaagtattaatattaggCTAACAATTGTGCTATCgtttgagaaattaatagaatttgagTTCGCTTATTATTCGTACTTTAGATCGTAAACAAAATCGAAAAACGTGTTGTTGGTCCCGTACTCGGTAGTTGCAGATTCTCAATTTCGAATTTGACCGTGCTTTGTTGTTGTGTCTAAACGCAGAATCTTGTATTGATTTCTAGTAACTTTAATCCCGTAACATCGTGCTTTAACGGTTATCGACAGTGTTTACAATTCGGAaggttttaaaaattcgattcaattGCGCAGCGTGAATTTCAGTGTTCCGATCCAGTACAGGCGTGACATAGATACAAACGCATCGGTATAAGAGAAGGCAGACGACTCCAATTTCTACGGgtacataacctataaaaccGGCGGAATAAAAAAGGGTGGTTGGCGCCAGTCGTTAAGTAACGACGTGTCAGAATCGAGCCGATCGCAAAGATCCGTTTCGCGCGTCTGCGTCAAACAGCGGATCTTCGAATCCATCTCATCGCGTACGGTCGATAAAACGGGCGGCGTTGACTTCGACGAGAGCCGCAGATACAGCTCACCTATTGGCCGTCGGCCAGCGAACGAAATCGTGCCGACCGGTCGCGGTGCGCAGTCAGTGTGACAGTTGAAAAACAATGACATAACCGTACAGGTATAGGACAGATTGGTTTATCACGCATGAGCCGGCCGCAGCTGAGATGTATCTCACGTGTTCTACGTTGACTTGCAACGTGTCGGCATCGTTACACCGAAAATTGCTAGCACACGATACCTACATCGATTCTTCAGAAAATCTGCTTCAATCGTTACAGACATCTTCAAttctattttccaaaatttttcgtttaatttggGACATCATTACGCGAGTTAGATCGACTGATTATTATTAGTGACATTTCGAAGATCGTAGACTCGAATAATAAGAATTCTTAGATTTTAAGGAAGTGTATTGCATCAGGAAAAGTGTGTCTCTTGGTATTCGACGAGAAATATCGGGAAGCATCGTATACGGTAGAAATCGCTACGGGAGGGGCAGAAATGTTGGGACGATAGatgggaaagagaaagagatcgcGTAGAAAGGACGAAGCGGCAACGGCGCATAGACAAACAGAATCCGTGTTGTGGCGCTACCTGACGGTGACGGTTCGCATTACTTTTACTTACCCGCTTTTCCCTCTTCTTCGTAATCCGTTCCGCAGCATAAACTCTGTCACCCAGATCCATGATTCTTTTAATCCTTGTACGTTAGACGTATGTAAGATCCGTTGGTAAATACGTTGAAAGAGTGAAGTATGTCACTAACAAACCACACAGAGCAATGTAACAACATATGTACCGACACTGGATCGGCCACGATACTTCAAAATCGGGATGACACAAGTAAACACACTAGAAACGAACCGTTGTTTCATAGAATGGGAACGCAGGCTCCGATTTCACTGAACGGAATTGGGAACACTATCGTCGTTTGCACGCATGCAATACGATGGCCACGTGTTTTCGAAGGGGCGATCAATTCGATCGCATCCTCGACGtgtgaaacattttcaatgaGGATCATGTGAAACGAAACGCGGCACGTGTTGTCTCGTATACGAGAATACTCGGCATCGCTCGATGTTTTCCGCACTGATCGGTGTCGACCGACGGTGATTAGAGTGGCTGCTATTTCAGCGGCGAGGCGGCAATGCGGCCGATGTTTTTTGAAAGGTCAGTAGTCGCGGTAAGACCGGCGAACACGAGCGAAGTCGGCGTACACGCACGTCCCATCGGGAAGGGAATTTCAGGCGGCACAGTTTGCGCGCCGCGAGTTCTTCACTCGTGTGTTCACCGCACAATAATCCCGCGTACGATTATAATCGTGTACAAGGGCCGCTCGACTGCAGTTTCGTCTGTTTTCGGATTCGTGCGAGGAGTTGGTGTCTGTGTTGGCCGGCAACACGTTTTCTGCTTCTGCTGGTGCTGCTGCTCCCTTCGTGCGAGATCGGGGCTCGTGACGTCAGCGATTCCCCCTCACCTCGTAAACACCAAACATGGCCGTCGTACGGATATACGCTGGTCGAGTGCGTCCCAAGCTGATGGTGAAAACTAACGTCGATACAGCCACTAGAGACCCGTGGAACCGCGAAAGATGCGCGAGAAGACGTTTCCAATTCTCGTAATTATCAGACAGCTTCTATATATGACAATATTCCAAAACTGGAGCGATCGACTCGTAGCGTCTAGCACATTCTGCGGATCGAGGCCGACTAGAGCCGAGGTCTGCCGAACTCCCCTTGCAAGCTTAGTGGACTCGCCCGACCCGCTCGAGGTTAGGAGAGGAGGGGGTAACAGTAGAGAAAGAGCACTAAAGGGGGAGGCAGAAGCTCTCAACGGTACGTGCGCCGCACacgagaaggagagagaaatattgggagagggagagagaaagagagatggaagGCAAAAGAAGGAGAGTGTGATTGAGTGACCGAGGACGAGAAGGGCAGggagaagagggagagaagagcAAGCGCAATGGAGGTAGAAAAGAGAGACGGCACGACCAGGAGCGCCGTCCTCGGAACAAGAAAGCTGCCTGCCTGCTTGCCTGCCTGCCTGACTGCCGCCTGCCTGCTAGCCAGCCACCCCAAGTTCCCTTCTAGGTACGTGTATGCGTGTATTTGTGTGCGAGAGCAGTCGATGCGACGTTGCCAACTCTATTTCGTCGATAGCATCGCACCAAATGTCACTGGCGTACTACCGATAAATTCCAGAATTCACTGCGCCGCTGTATCGTTCACAATATATCGTCACAATCGAAACCACGATCGATCCATGCGTATCGGCACGAACAAACACACAGTTTTATCCACAATGTCCTGCGAATCGGTGTGTACCGCTTTTGATGTGCATTCGCGCCCACGATCTGGCAACACTGTATCCTCTTGCGACGTACTGTCACACACTAGACACACTACCGCACGGCATCGGCTGCCGCATACGATGCTTTTACAGTAAACAAGACGCTCGATAGAGATTATTCGATGCGATCACGAACACGGTATTACGATAATACACGGTGTATCGAACAGGAACGACGCGGAATGGAGCGCGTCGCAGTAATCGGGCGGCGCTCCTCTCGTGAAAACGTGTGCAACCTCAACGGATCCCGAAACGAGAGTGTCCTCTCCCGTGCTGACGAACACACAGGGAGAGCGGTCGGGCGATGGAAAAGGAGAGGGATAGAAAAGGAGTGAGAGAGCCGGATGGTGAGCTTGCTCTTCTCCGTCCTTCGGCGTAAATAGCAGGATAAAAAAGCCACGACGGTGGCGCCCGATTGGTGGGATTCCCGAGGCACTACCAACGCTCCGAACCACGCTCCCCGAGTCGACCAATCGGAGAGTGGCACAGCCCACGTCGGTTCCCCTCGACTCGTCGAGAAGGCGGGATTACGGACACAGTCGTCGGTCGACGGTTCGGTTCGAGGTCCCCATCGTCGTGCCGCGCGCGTCCCTGCATTCCCCTCGACGCGAGCCTTTCCGTTTTGCCGCAACTTTCCCCCTCTGTGTGTTAAAACAGAGACAGACTCACTCTCTCCCCCTTTACCATCGCTCTTCCCCTCGTGTAGCGAACCCGAATAGCGGAGCGCTACCGTGGCACTGGTCTCTCCGTCAcgtctccttctctctctttctcctgaACGCCCACGGGTGTGTAAAGTCATATACACTGTGTATGCGAGCGTAGGGCGGGCACATGGGTGAGGGGAACGAGCGGTGagtgtatatatgtactttATACATAGGAGCGCACATCGTCACAGCCATTTCCCCTCTCCGTACCCGCGTCGGCGGTGGCCGACCACCGTCGGTATTGAAATATCCTGGCCCTGGAGAGCCAAGTCGTGCGGCGATGCCGCTTCTCTTTATAACCACTACGCTGTGCACTGAGACCGATCTTCCTCTCCCTTTGCTTTTCCCCACCCTTCCTCGTTGCATGCACCCTTCCCCTTTCTCCGTTTCTTTGTCTACGTTTTCCGCCCTTCTCCCTCCCCTCTTCTCCTCCCTTCTTCCTCTACCCCTTACTCGTAACGCTTCGCGAtccgtctctctttcccgATGTGCCCTTGCTCGGACGGTTCGGCACGGAATAGAAGTTGCGTACCCTCTTCCGAGAGAGTTTCTACTCCTCGTCCTCTATCTTTTTCATCCGATCGGAGAGTCTCCCGCCTCCCTTTAAAGTGCAATCAGTTGTCGCTCCAAACGCTGCGCAACCCTACGGCCGCCGTACAAAAGCAAAAATGCGAGCGTGCGTAGCGCGCTGTTCGGTTTCTCGGACCGCGCGCGACATTGCGCAACCATGGAATATACAAAGCCAATGTAGATGGCGTGCCACGGGTACGCAGCTTATGGTAGGTCCCctcctttttccttcttttcccCGCATAAGTAATGCCCTCCTTTGTTCTTTGTCGTCATCGTTGCTGCTGCATTTCGCGCCTCCAAAGCAACCTCCTTGATCTCTTTTCTATGTGTGCCTCCAGGGCTCCTTCGTCTTCAGCCGATGCATAACCGAACGTTTTACAGCTCCGACCCAAATTTGCAAACGTAACACTCGGATTTACATAACGATTGCATATTCCGCGATTTTATCGCATCGATTCAGTCGCATCGTTCAACGCATTAGAAACAAAGTCGACGTTTCATAGATCCATCCATCGGGAACACAAAGCATACAGAAATCGTGGATAGATACTGTGCTAAGACTGTTTCAGGTTTCGAATACGATATCTCTTACGCAATGCAAATATTGGCTGCATTCGTATTATCTTTCGTTACCGTGATTAAAGCTTTAATCACACTACCAGCGGAAGTTCCGTGAAATCAATCGAGTTGCCACTCTTCGGACATATTGAATACGATGTATCGATATCATAGATCAATTGGTTGCGTGCTCATCTTCAAAGAACGATATTCTATGGTTCGAAAACGTTGCACGAATTCGGTTGTACACTCGAAATGTAGGAGACGAACGAAACACTTTCTGTGGTCTAAGTAAGTAGATATGACTTTATTCGAACAACTAAGGGGGCTACCGACAATAGGCAGGTTAGCTTTGGAATAACCTGACAATATAGATAGTTGCTTTTGGATATGGACACTGTTTATCAGTTGAACGTGCGTCTCGGTTCTGCTGGCACCTTTTGACAAAGATTTCCATTGCCTCCTGGCATAATCGTAGCTCTATTTCTGCGATAATTGTTGTCTTTCATCTCTTGAATGCACACTTGTGCTCGTCGCGCGCAATTTATGCAACATCACGCAATTCTCTTTCAGCAGCTACAGTTAATTCGCTACCCTCCAAACACAACTGCGCACGTGATAAACATCGCTCGACGAAATCTATAGTCAGAAAAATGGCGGCTGTTTTACATTGGCTGCCTCTTATTGTTAGTGCATCTTTTGCATACGTAGCGTCGAGCGGGAGAACGGTTGTAGTGTGGTGACCAAGAGATGGCGGCGAGCTAATTAACTGTGCAAGAGTGCGATAAGCAAGGGCCGAGCTATGCATGAAACGGTAGCACAAGAGACCAAAAGATACCGGGGAACGACGAGGCCACTGATTCGTGTTTCTAATTATGCGGGCCGTCCATTGTGGACATGGTTACGTCGGTAACAGGGCGTGGCGCCTTCAACGTGGACCCAAATTGAATGCTACGTCGTTTATCCTCCGAAACTTCGCTATCGAGAATCGGAACCACTCCCGTAGCGCATGGCATTCTCTTGTGGATCCCTAGAATGCCGTGCATCTGTACCGTGCCAGCTACACGAGCAATCCGATTCCTCGAACCCATCTCTCGTGTTTGAGGTTAAAAAGACGGTTCACAGGTTATGACATCGTGTAGATTCGTGATCAGTATTAGCGAAGAATGCGTAGCCTTTGGATATAAACCTGGTACCGACATCCCAGGTATGTGGAGCATCAATTCTGTATTACGGGATCTTTCGCGATATAACGAACATGATAATGAAGCAATTCAGGTTACCGTAGACATTGCATTTAAATGACATCAAGCAAGATGAGATTTCTAGAAATCACGAGAACAAGATAATTAGAAAACATGCGGTATTCGTCTTTACGGTTAGTAGGTTAAGCGCAGCATCGTGAATATTGTTCCAAATGTAACGTAATTTATCGATCAGGAACGCTGCGGAATTGATCCTAGCATAACCTCAATTACGTTAGCGCGCGTCGCATATTTCTAATGTCCCAATCTCAATGTTTATCCGTATGCGATAAATCGTTTCGTAATGCATCAAACGGGTATACGGATTAAGTCTATAAaccagttttttttttttctaaacgaAGGGTCATAATACTGTTTAACAAGATGATAATCGTCTAGTTCAGTCAAAATTGTTCAGTGTTGTAACAACGGAACAATCGATACGAGTGCGCAGCGGTGCGCGCAACATGTATCGAATATATCGTTCCTAGATCTCCATCTAACAACAAGCGAGAATCGAAATGCGTGTATCGAATTGCAATGGTCATTCCAACGGTCATTACTGCCGCAGTTTGTGGGGCTGCGTGTCGTGTTACTAGTGTAAATGTTACGGTGAACAATTTGTTTATGATAGACTAGCCTGTTAATGAAGAAGTTGGCGGCAAGCGTACGCTCTCGATCCCATAAAACAGTGTATGGCAAGTGGGGAACGTTCGAGCGGTTTGGTCGTAGTACGCGGTGCCTCGTGAGAGACCAGCAGTCGAGTTCGCGCAGCTTCCAGGTTAGAAAAAGTGACCATTTAATATCTCCGGAACTAATAACGATATCGACGTGAAACTTTCCATGTATTGTTCCTTACCACGTTTCATGCTTATTTATTCAAGTCTGGTCCCGACTCTGCGAACGCTTTCCgagataattgaaattttccgtTAGAGCGGTGGAGACATCTCCGATTGCGTTTGCGAGTTGTACGCGGTATATATCTCGATGAAATGCGTATCGATATTCTGCGAACGAATAATATCTACCATTTCTCCTGAAAAACGGTGAAATTTGCctcggaaattattttattaacatgttCCGTAGTTCTTCCCCATTGTCAGCCATTATTCTCCGGTTGCTCCTATTCTAGGACGCCATTTTGAACAATTACAGGCAAGTTAATTCATATTGCAGGTGATCCCGAAAGTTTTCATTAAGCGCTCCGTTCGATCGTTTCATTTAGCGCGGCACGCGAGTTATCGACTTTTTCCATGTCCGTGTGTATttcgtaatttgtaattacatCGCGGATGCATTATTACCGCGTGCACGCCGATGCCAGGAACTAAATCTAACGGAACAAAAGGTTATATCGAGTTATTGTTCTCATTATAGATATAGAAAAGAACCAATGTATATTCGTATGTAAAGTTAGCATTCTACCGATAacggtaaaatattaattactcgtCGACCATTTATAACTGCGATATGCTACGTACCTACGGTGAAGAAATGATAATCCATGTGACCCGTTTCTAGGATCTCTGAAATATGCATAAGTTCCTCGCGTGCTTCTGCtattttttcctattttcccTTCGTTTTCATCCCGTTCATTAAAAACCAAACGATTTTTCAGCGAAATCAGGTTGGTACTtgatatgtttaaatatacttgGCGGATCAACGATGGCCTAGATATGTCTTACAATATAAACCAATTATTCATGTTCCAATGTTGATGTGTCCGTGCATCGCCCCGATTCATTTTCGAAAAGATATTTCGAAGAGTTCTTTCTTTGgaaacgataaaattttaagcaCTACCGCGCGTTTGTTCatcagaaaatgaaattgctgATCTTCGATTAGCGTCATCGCGTCCATTGAATTTTACGTTGCTTTCAGAATGACGTAATGTTACGTCAGCGATGATCAGCTACAGATTGCgaggaaatatatttgttctcAGAGGTTTTCGAAGTTTTTGCGTTTAAGTATTTAAGCGTACCTTTATTAGTTTTAACGAACCGAGGGGACgagtttctttcttcgttaGAGAACAATCGCGGCCGGTAACGCGGCACTTGCCAGCGTTTAATCAACAAATTCGgttgaaatgtttttttatagaaaactgTAGACCGTTCTCTAGTGTCTTAAATACCTCTGTCGTTTTGTAGGGATTTCGTTCACGGAAAGGTCGATCTTCAGCCGGAACGGTAAAAACCGGCGAGCAATTGTGAAACCTTGGAAACAGCTTCTCAAAGCAAGAATCGCAGCCGTGCGCCGTACATAAGAAGGATTTAGTACCAATTCGTTCCCGGGCCTCGATTATCCAACGAATCCCGATTTAACCGGACCGCCTCGGTCCCGATTAAGTCGTTTAATCGGGCTCTCCCGGCGCACTTCCATCGAAACaatacacacgcgcgcgcatttTGCAGTCAAAGGGAACCTCATTAAATCTCTTCCTGCCGGGGCGTACAAAGCGTACTGAAAGTTTTTTTTTGTCCCTCTCCGCGGCGCAGCGTATTAAAACGTTTCAATACCATCTGGTGGAAGTGCAACGGCCGGGGGGACTCTCGTGCAATAATTTCGGATGGAATCGTAATGGCAAACGCGCAAATGAAGATGTTCCCGTTAGGCTGCCGCGCGAGGATTAAcctattcaaattttttaattagcgcGGCCCAACAATGTGTGCTTTGCTTTCACGCCGTACGAAAGCTTCCACTCGCAAAATGGATAGTTTAAAACAAAGGTGAACGAAcggaaatcattaaaattgtaaaaactcAAAGGTGACGCGGGAAGTGATGTTCCATTTTCAACGTTAATAATACAGTTCCATTAGAATATAACTCGGTTACGGATAGTAGAGCGTACCCCGCCGTTTCAAAGCCTGGAAAGTCTTTcgatctttgaaaaattgaaattgcatttCTGATTCGGGAAAGCAGTAGCTGCACTAAATAGCTGCCGTGAATAACACGAATATATATGAACAAAGTAAAATCTTTTGCAATCTTTTTTAAAGGACTCTGTTGTATTTCAGGTACTTTGGAAACCCCATCTGGACGAACCTAACAAAAGTATGAATCCTATAATTGCATGCTGAGAAAGCGGACGCAGACCCCCTAGTCTTAGGTAAGGCGCTTTCCCTTTCCTTTTCATTTTCCAGTCTTCGCGTGTGCAGCAGCTGCATAATATTCCGCTAATGTTTCTTG
This window harbors:
- the LOC144474597 gene encoding polycomb group protein Pc, which produces MDLGDRVYAAERITKKREKRGKVEYFVKWKGWSKKYNTWEPEENILDVRLIELYEESQKGGDVATRRPRRRDTRYNDQVLANLVVEEEPGGDERVGEDSQDESTTGSTSAPRLNPVAPDEDTLPSSLDGHESPIAPELSASAFSVDSDSSNSSVDSPLLPRKEPTGTKRKAEVLSKESGKIGVTITTSSPSSGSGSPPPNKIPRLLPLNPTSPTYHSHKINGRRPSSSSVKSTPEEPLPAVPTTPAPAMQDKKRPEADVPHGPPPSLPRAPPAPLSPQIDTPLEQPTKKRHLSEQKQEKSNGAMTVDTNGHKSPSPTDSYTNNNRLTPVVNGHHSHNSNHSNNHSTNNNSTPSLKQTEITKTDMYVPLSSPGTDYWHARNPVADQVFITDVTVNLKTVTIRECKTEKGFFRERDPKSDIY